A genomic region of Canis lupus familiaris isolate Mischka breed German Shepherd unplaced genomic scaffold, alternate assembly UU_Cfam_GSD_1.0 chrUn_S1756H1952, whole genome shotgun sequence contains the following coding sequences:
- the LOC119868546 gene encoding PWWP domain-containing DNA repair factor 3B-like produces the protein MDAEYVLCNWKGHLWPARVLSRSGVSPKNKRKGALSLEVEILSVDEKIKVKSTDVKILNESQIESITSLLTAQSKASVPAGQEVPYRNALTVALEILKERADVCPAGASDDPETTTPSRRGPRKRSLKDYRKAKGILLRRLRKRRNLKPRLVHSQRPDTTEGGQSQAHTTITPLPRKRRAKSSPSSSRRPNLPSLSEDGGEKEGKEKRDTSRVRSLHRIAKEGGTGAEDGGILPSPPPGFNLTVPEEALKEEAPDTHTKNPAASSERSASSRNVEDHGEGPWEPGMEGAAASSSAPNLRPRCSLRLANRRRKLQVPEFEKGLQESRPSASSKAVNPTTAIKKDVSQEMGQLTSTLSPQEPCPIEGGMMVWFKFQNHPFWPAVVKSVSQAEQTARVLLIEANMHAEMSGIRVPLRRLKPLDCKEKETLMKRARKMYEQSVNWCFSLISHYREGLTCGSFAGSFLDYYAADVSYPVRKAIQDGDLEADFPKVNYADLEDSEEETSVGGKRPRKKILPDRMRAARDRANQRLVDFIVKKKGADHHLLDIVKGRKQSRWLTSFLNSKRYTLCIETYLEDEDQLDVVVGHLQEIYKQIDKKRLTLARDDKVSFVVEVLLPEAIICSIAALDGLGYKEAEEKYLRGPPVHYREKQLFDKNILKKMRKRSAPGLKANK, from the coding sequence ATGGATGCTGAGTATGTCCTATGCAACTGGAAGGGCCACTTGTGGCCAGCAAGGGTTTTGTCCAGATCCGGGGTCTCAccaaaaaataagaggaaaggagCACTTTCTCTAGAAGTTGAAATACTCTCGGTGgatgaaaaaattaaagtgaaaagcACAGACGTAAAGATCCTAAATGAGTCTCAGATTGAATCCATTACCTCCTTGCTAACAGCCCAGTCGAAGGCCAGTGTCCCAGCGGGACAGGAAGTGCCTTACAGAAACGCTCTTACAGTGGCATTGGAGATTCTGAAGGAGAGAGCAGATGTGTGCCCAGCAGGAGCATCGGATGATCCAGAGACCACTACACCGTCCCGAAGGGGACCAAGAAAGCGATCTCTTAAAGACTACCGGAAGGCCAAAGGGATCTTACTGAGGCGTCTCAGGAAACGCAGAAACCTCAAACCGCGGCTGGTGCATTCTCAGAGACCAGACACCACAGAAGGCGGCCAATCACAGGCACACACAACCATCACTCCCCTTCCAAGGAAAAGGCGAGCAAAGTCCTCACCAAGCTCCAGCAGGCGCCCGAACTTACCGTCGCTTTCAGAAGATGGTGGTGAGAAAGAGGGCAAGGAAAAGAGGGACACCTCAAGAGTTAGGTCTTTGCATCGCATAGCCAAGGAGGGGGGTACCGGGGCTGAAGATGGAGGCATCCTTCCATCTCCGCCACCAGGTTTCAACCTCACTGTGCCCGAGGAGGCTCTGAAAGAAGAGGCACCTGACACCCACACAAAGAACCCGGCTGCCTCCTCTGAGCgctctgcctcctccaggaatGTTGAGGACCACGGAGAGGGTCCCTGGGAGCCAGGCATGGAAGGTGCGGCAGCCTCCTCCAGCGCCCCTAACCTGAGGCCGCGTTGTTCACTCCGTCTGGCAAACAGGAGAAGGAAGCTGCAGGTACCAGAGTTTGAGAAAGGGCTGCAGGAATCTCGACCTTCGGCCAGCTCAAAGGCTGTGAACCCCACCACTGCTATTAAGAAGGATGTCAGCCAGGAAATGGGACAACTGACCAGCACGCTTTCTCCACAGGAGCCTTGTCCCATTGAAGGAGGAATGATGGTCTGgtttaaatttcaaaatcacCCCTTTTGGCCAGCGGTGGTAAAGAGCGTCAGCCAAGCAGAGCAGACTGCAAGGGTGCTTTTGATTGAGGCAAACATGCACGCTGAAATGAGTGGCATTCGAGTTCCTCTTCGAAGATTAAAGCCCCTGGactgcaaagagaaagaaacactgaTGAAGAGAGCCAGGAAAATGTACGAGCAAAGTGTGAACTGGTGTTTCTCCCTGATTTCTCACTACAGAGAAGGGCTCACTTGTGGGTCTTTTGCAGGCTCCTTCCTGGACTATTATGCTGCTGACGTCAGTTACCCAGTTAGGAAAGCCATCCAGGACGGGGATCTGGAGGCTGACTTCCCAAAGGTCAATTATGCCGACCTGGAGGATTCTGAGGAGGAGACCTCCGTGGGCGGGAAGAGGCCCCGCAAGAAGATTCTCCCTGACCGGATGAGGGCTGCTCGGGACCGAGCCAACCAGAGGCTCGTGGACTTCATCGTGAAAAAGAAGGGGGCCGATCACCACCTTCTGGACATTGTCAAAGGCAGGAAACAGTCCAGGTGGCTGACATCGTTTCTGAATTCCAAGAGGTACACTCTCTGCATTGAAACATACCTGGAGGATGAAGACCAGTTGGATGTCGTGGTGGGACATTTACAAGAAATCTACAAACAAATAGACAAGAAGAGGCTGACTCTGGCAAGGGATGACAAAGTCAGTTTTGTTGTGGAAGTTCTTCTGCCAGAAGCAATCATTTGTTCAATTGCTGCACTTGACGGATTAGGTTAcaaggaggcagaagaaaagtACCTACGGGGCCCACCCGTGCATTACCGGGAAAAACAGCTGTTTGATAAAAATATCCTAAAGAAAATGCGAAAGAGATCGGCACCCGGGCTGAAGGCTAATAAGTAA